The Streptomyces sp. TLI_105 DNA segment CGGCGATGACCTCGTTCGTGCTGCTGCTCACCGCGATCGGGACCCCGTGGGCGGTGATCACCCTGATCGGGCACGTGCGCTGCGGCGGGACGTACGACCCGGAGGCGCTCCAGGTCTTCAACCAGCGCTCGCGCGGCGGGATCTACTGGTTCTCGGCGGGCTGGCACCCGCGCGCCACCGTCTCCTGGGCGGTCGGCGCGGCGGTCGGCCTGGCCGCGGTGTCGACGCCGCTCTACGAGGGGCCGCTGCTCGCCCTCACGGGCGGGGTCGACTGCAGCTTCGTCTTCTCGGGGATCGTGGGCGGCGCGCTGTACGCCGTCCTGACGCCGCACAGGGCTTCCGGGACCGTGACGGCCCCGGAAGCCCTGGCGACGACGGAGTGACTACTTGCCGAGCTCGTGCATCCAGCCGTGCACGTCCTCGGCCTTGCCGGTCTGGATGGCGAGCAGCGCCTCGCGCAGCTTCATCGTGACCTCGCCGGGCTCGCCGCCCGACTGCTGCCACTCGCCCCGGGCGGACTTGACCAGGCCGACCGGGGTGATGACGGCGGCGGTGCCGCAGGCGAAGACCTCGGTGAGGGTGCCGTTCTCGGTGTCGGCCTGCCACTGGTCGATGGAGACGCGGGCCTCCTCGGACTCGTAGCCCAGGTCCTGGGCGACCTTGAGGAGCGAGTCACGGGTGATGCCCGCCAGCAGCGAACCGGTGAGGGTCGGCGTGACGATCCTGTCTCCGTACACGAAGTACAGGTTCATGCCGCCGAGTTCCTCGACCCACTTGTGCTCGACCGCGTCGAGGTAGCAGACCTGGTCGCAGCCCTTGGCCGCCGCCTCGGCCTGCGCGAGCAGGGAGGCCGCGTAGTTGCCGCCGGTCTTGGCGTCGCCGACGCCGCCGGGGACGGCACGGACGCGGTCCTCCGAGGCCCAGATGGAGACGGGCTTCACGCCGCCCGCGAAGTACGGACCGGCAGGCGAGGCGATGACGACGAACAGGTACTCGTTGGCCGGGCGGACGCCGAGGCCGACCTCGGTGGCGATCATGAACGGACGCAGGTAGAGCGAGTCCTCGCCACCGTGCGCCGGAACCCAGGCCTCGTCGTGGCGGACGAGCACGTCACACGCCTCGACGAAGGTCTCGACCGGCAGCTCGGGCATGCCGAGCCGGCGGGCGGAGGCCTGGAAGCGGCGGGCGTTGGCGTCGGGACGGAAGGTGGCGACCGAGCCGTCGGGGCGGCGGTAGGCCTTCAGGCCCTCGAAGATCTCCTGCGCGTAGTGCAGGACGTTCGTGGCCGGGTCCAGGGAGAGCGGACCGTACGGCACGAGCTGGGCGTCGTGCCAGCCGCGACCCTCGGTCCACCGGATGGTGACCATGTGGTCGGTGAAGTGGCGGCCGAATCCCGGCTGGGCCAGGATCGCCTCGCGCTCCGCGGCGGACAGCGGGCTGGAGGAGGGCTTGAGCTCGATCGTGGGCGTCGTCATGAGTGCGTGTCCTTCACCGGTTGTGATGGGGAGGACCGCGCGCACGCCGTCGGCGGGGACTGTCGTCCCTGACGAGTCGGCGTCCGGGCATGCCCGCATGCCGCGGCCCCACGTTCGATTATCGCTCGGGGGGACCGGTGCGGAAAACGGTGCGCGCGGTCCGGGGTTCGGGGAGGCGCCCCGCGGCCGCGCATGGGGCAGCCGCCGGGCGCTGATGCGACCCGGCGGCTGCTGTGTGGTGTCAGTCGGCGCGGGTCAGCTCGCTACTCGCGCGGCGAGCGCGTCGCCGATCTCGTCCGTCGTGCGGACGGAATCGCCGCGCTCGGTGAGGTCGGCCGCGACGGCCTCCTCGACCCGGGCGGCCTCGGCCTCGTAGCCGAGGTGGCGGAGCAGGAGGGCGACGGAGAGGACGGTGGCCGTGGGGTCGGCCTTGCCCTGGCCCGCGATGTCCGGCGCGGAGCCGTGGACCGGCTCGAACATGGACGGGAACTCGCCGCTCGGGTTGATGTTGCCCGAGGCGGCGACGCCGATGCCGCCGGAGACGGCCGCGGCGAGGTCGGTGATGATGTCGCCGAAGAGGTTGTCGGTGACGATCACGTCGAAGCGGGCCGGGTCGGTGACGAGGAAGATCGTCGCGGCGTCGACGTGCAGGTAGTCGGTGGTGACCTCCGGGTACTCCTGGGCCACCTTGTTGAAGGTGTCCGTCCAGAGGTGGCCGGCGAAGGTCAGCACGTTGTTCTTGTGGACCAGGGTCAGCTTCTTGCGCGGGCGGGCCTGGGCGCGGGCGAAGGCGTCCCGGACCACGCGCTCGACACCGAAGGCGGTGTTGACCGAGACCTCGGTGGCGACCTCGTGCGGGGTGCCCTTGCGGATGGTGCCGCCGTTGCCCGTGTACGGACCCTCGGTACCCTCGCGGACCACGACGAAGTCGATCTCGGGCTGCCCGGCGAGCGGGGTGGCCACGCCGGGGAGCAGCTTCGAGGGACGCAGGTTCACGTGGTGGTCGAAGGCGAAGCGGAGCTTCAGCAGGAAGCCGCGCTCCAGGACGCCGGACGGCACCGACGGGTCGCCGATGGCGCCGAGCAGGATGGCGTCGTGCTTCTTGAGGGAGGCGAGATCGGCGTCGGTGAGGGTCTCACCGGTGGCGTGGTAGCGCTTGGCGCCGAAGTCGTACTCCTCGGTCTCCAGCTTCACGTCCTGGGGAAGGACGGCCGTGAGGATCTTGAGGCCCTGGGCCACGACCTCCTGGCCGATGCCGTCGCCGGGAATGACTGCGAGATTGATGCTGTGAGACATGTCGGCACCCTACTCTTCGTCCCATCGTCTGACACGTTCCGTCCGCCATGTGGACGAAGCGCCATGTCGGGCGACGGCTCAGTGGCCGGTGGAGCCGCCGTTGTCACGGCGATCGAGGGCGCGCTGGAGGGCGGCGGCGGCGTTCTGGCGGGCCTCGTCGCTGGGACGATTGGCGGAGTGGCGGACGCGGCGGGCGGTCTGAGCGGCCATGAGGGATCGACTCCTTGAGATCAGTGGTGATCCGGATGTGCGGAGATCAGTGGTGATCGAAGGCGCCGGAAGGGGCGGGGAGCGCCGCCACAGGGGTCACCTGCACAGGGCGTCGCGCTCTCGGCCGCCATTCGCTTGATGAAGCGAGACGTTCGGCTTCTACAAAGCTAGGGCAGGCCTCCGCATCTGTCTCCACAATTACTCGGACTTCCTACTATCTGAGACGGCCGTCAACCCTCCGTGTGGCACGGCTCGCCTATCTAGGTTGCATTCCTACCTAGGTAGTGATCAGATGTGCCCATGGCCACAGACCGCAGATCCAGCTGGCTCAAGGGAGTCCTCGACCTGCTCGTCCTCTCCTGCCTGACCGACGGCGAGAGTTACGGGTACGAGATCGCGAAGGCCCTCGACGGGGCGGGCCTGGGCGAGATCAAGGGCGGGACGCTCTATCCCGTACTGAACCGCCTGGAACAGGCCGGCCTGGTGGAGGCCGAGTTCCGCGCCGCCGAGCGCGGGCCCGGGCGCCGCTACTACCGGCTCACCGACCTGGGTCGGGCGCACCTCACGGCCGAGAGCGAGGCCTGGTCGGAGTTCCACCGGGCCGTACGGACGCAACTGCACGCAGGGGGAACCGCACCATGACCACCGACGCCTACTTCGCCGAGCTGACCGACGCGCTGCGCGCCGCGGGGGTGCCCGAGGAGCAGATCGCACGGACGACCGACGAGCTGCGCGGACACCTCGCGGAGACGGGGACCGCGCCGGAGGAGGAGTTCGGGCCGGCCGAGGGCTTCGCGGCCCGGCTGGGCGGACTCGCCCCGGCCCCCGGGGAACCGGACGGGGCGGCGGAGCACTGGACGTGGACCGCCGACCTCTTCAACGACCGCCGGATGCTGGACGTCCACGGCGCCCAGGGCTGGGAGGTGGAGGGCCTGGACCCCATCGGCCGCTTCGTCTGCCGCCGGACGCCCGGGGTCGCGCTCGCCTGGGAGTACCGCCGCGAGGTGATCGCCGGCCGCAGGCGGACCCGCGTCCTCGACGAGCTCACGCCGGAGGGCTGGGAGCTGTGCGGCGAGTGGCTGGTGTACGGCTACTTCAAGCGGCCGCGCGCGGCGACGGCCGGACCGGCGGGCGCCGTGGAGGCACCGCCGGCCGCCCCGCACCGGTGGCTGTTCCTGAGCCGCCGGGGCAAGGCGGTGCTCGCGGTCTGGTGCGTCCTGGTCGGCGGCGCGATGACCTCGTTCCTCGTCGGAGGGCTCGGGGCCTCCGGGCTCGCGATCACGGTCGCCGTCGCTTCGGCGCTCTCCGCCGCGTACACCTCCCACCTGGAGACGGCCGCGGGCCGCGCCCGCCGGAACCCCGGCACGAAGGACCGGGGCTGAGCGCCCCTCACATCACGTCGCCGTCCCGCCAGTCGAAGACCAGCGGGGCGGCGGGGTCCGGCAGGGCCCGGTCGCCGGCGGGGCGCAGGAAGACGAAACCCTCCTCCTCGGCGAGGCGGACGACCCCCTCGGGCCCGAGCGCTTCGAGGCGCCCCTCCCAGACCCGCCAGCCGCGCGCCCGGTAGAGCGCGGCCCCCTCGTCGGAGGCGCCGAGCGCCCCGAAGGCGTACGCCCCGTCGATCACCCGCTCCAGTCCGGCCATCACCGCGCCGCCGAGCCCCTGCCGCCGGCGGTCCTGCCGGACGGCGACCCCTTCCACGTATCCGACGCGGTGCGAGCGGCCGCGGTGGAGCGCCCGGCGCTGCACGACGGCGCCGTGGGCGGCGATGCCCCGCTCGTCCTCGATCCAGGCGTGGAGGCCACCGAGGGTGTGGTCCCAGTCGTCGTCGGAGAAGTCGCCCGCGAAGGCGGTGTCGAGCATCTCGCGTACGGAGCGGAGCCGGGCGGCGCCGAGTTCATGGGTGGGAGCGATCCTCACGGTCATGCCCCACCCTCCCACGCCCACCTAACCCCTTAACCGCCATTGACAGGTTATGCCGGCCTCTGATTGAGTCGCCCCGCAACCAGTGAGAGACGACCGAGGGGTTAGAACGATGTCCGTGCTGCCGACCCACCACCGCACCGTCACCGTCCGGGGCCACGAGATCGCCTACCGCGAGGCCGGACCGGCCGACGCCCCCGTACTGCTCCTGCTGCACGGCTTCCCCACCAGCTCGCACATGTTCCGCGACCTGATCCCCCTGCTCGCCGACTCCTACCGACTCATCGCCCCCGACCACCTGGGCTTCGGCCGCAGCGCCGCGCCCTCCGCCGCCGACTTCGACTACACCTTCGCCGAACTGGCCGCACTCACCGCCGAGTTCACCGAGGCCCTCGGCCTGGACCGGTTCGCGCTCTACATCCAGGACTACGGCGCCCCCATCGGCCTGCGCCTCGCCCTCGCCCACCCCGAGCGGATCACCGCGATCGTCACCCAGAACGGCAACGCCTACGAGGAGGGCCTCGGCGCCGAGGCCTGGGCCCCCGTCCTCGCCCTGATCGAGGAGCGCACCCCCGAGACCGAGGAGCCGGTCCGCGCCATCCGCTCCCTGGACGGCATCCGGTGGCAGTACGAGACGGGCGTCCCCGCCGCGTACCGGGATCTGCTCAGCCCCGACGCCTGGCACCACGACGCGGCCCTGATGGCCCGCGAGGGCCAGGACGACATCCAGCTGGGCCTGATCGCCGACTACGGCTCGAACTTCGCCCTCTACCCGGCCTTCCAGGAGTACTTTCGCACCTCCCGGGTCCCCCTCCTCGCCGTCTGGGGCGAGGGCGACCAGGTCTTCGTCCCCGCCGGCGCCGAGGCCTTCCGCCGCGACCTCCCGGACGCCGAGATCCACCTGCTGCCCACGGGCCACTTCGCCCTGGAGACCCACGCGCCGGCGGTCGCCGCCCTGATCGAGGACTTCCTCGGGCGGCGTGTGCTCGTCAGGCCGTAGCCCTCTCCAGGTCGCGGGCCATCCGCTCCACCCAGTCGGTGAAGCCCTCTCGATGGTGGCCGTCGCTCTCGAGCAGGGTCGCGACCTGTGCGTCCGTGAGCCGCTCGGGCCCCGGCACGGTCAGCAGCCGGTACAGCTCCTTCATCAGGGACAACATCCGCAGCGCGTCGATGTGCTCGATCGCGTCGACCCCGTGTCCGGGGCCGATGGTCGTCGAACCGGGCATGTCATGCCTCCTCACCGAGCCCCCTCCCAGCAGCGTAAGCCCCCCGCATGAGAACCGCCCCCGTCCTGGTTTGGGGGTCCAGGAGGGGGGCGGTGATCAGGGGCCGCTCACGCGGCGGGCGGGCGTCAGCCCATGTGCGGGTAGCCGTACTCGGTCGGCGGGACCAGCGTCTCCTTGATGGCGCGGGTCAGCGTCCAGCGCATCAGGTTCTGCGGGGCACCGGCCTTGTCGTTGGTGCCGGAGGCGCGGCCGCCGCCGAAGGGCTGCTGGCCGACGACGGCGCCGGTCGACTTGTCGTTGATGTAGAAGTTGCCCGCGGCGAAGCGGAGCTTCTCCATCGTGTACGCGGCGGCCGCGCGGTCGCCGGAGATGACCGAGCCGGTGAGGGCGTAGTCCGAGACCGACTCCATCTGGGTCAGCATCTCGTCGTACTTCTCGGCAGAGCTGTCGTCGTATACGTGGATCGCGAGGATCGGGCCGAAGTACTCGGCCTTGAAGACCTCGTTCTCCGGGTCGTCGCAGACGATGACGGTCGGGCGGACGAAGTAGCCCACCGAGTCGTCGTAGGTGCCGCCGGCGACGATCGTGCAGCTCGGGTCGGCCGCGGCACGGTCGATCGCGGCCTTGTTCTTGGCGAACGAACGCTCGTCGATGACGGCGCCGATGAAGTTCGACAGGTCGGTGACGTCACCCATGGTGATGCCGTCGACCTCGGCCGCGAACTCCTCCTTGAAGCCGTCGTTCCAGATCGACGCCGGGATGTAGGCGCGGGAGGAGGCGGAGCACTTCTGGCCCTGGAACTCGAAGGAGCCACGGGTCAGCGCGGTCTTCAGGATCGCCCGGTCGGCGCTGGGGTGGGCGACGACGAAGTCCTTGCCGCCGGTCTCGCCGACGATCCGCGGGTACGAGCGGTACTTCTCGATGTTGTTGCCGACCGTCTTCCACAGGTGCTGGAAGGTCTTGGTCGAGCCGGTGAAGTGGATGCCGGCCAGGTCGCGGTGGTTCAGGGCCACCTCGGAGACGGCGATGCCGTCGCCGGTCACCAGGTTGATGACGCCCTTCGGCAGGCCGGCCTCCTCCAGGAGCTCCATGAGGAGCACGGCGGAGTGGGTCTGCGTCGGGGACGGCTTCCAGACCACCACGTTGCCCATGAGGGCGGGGGCGGTGGGCAGGTTGCCCGCGATGGCGGTGAAGTTGAAGGGGGTGATCGCGTAGACGAAGCCCTCCAGCGGGCGGTGGTCCAGACGGTTCCACACACCCGGGGAGTTCGCCGGCGGCTGCTCGGCGAGGATCTGACGGGCGTACGCCACGTTGAAGCGCCAGAAGTCGACGAGCTCGCACGGGGTGTCGATCTCGGCCTGCTGGGCGGTCTTGGACTGGCCGAGCATGGTGGACGCGGCCAGCGTCTCGCGCCACGGGCCGGCGAGCAGCTCGGCGGCGCGCAGGATGATCGCGGCGCGGTCGTCGAAGGACATCGCGCGCCAGGCCGGGGCGGCGGCCAGGGCGGCGTCGATGG contains these protein-coding regions:
- a CDS encoding alpha/beta fold hydrolase, which encodes MSVLPTHHRTVTVRGHEIAYREAGPADAPVLLLLHGFPTSSHMFRDLIPLLADSYRLIAPDHLGFGRSAAPSAADFDYTFAELAALTAEFTEALGLDRFALYIQDYGAPIGLRLALAHPERITAIVTQNGNAYEEGLGAEAWAPVLALIEERTPETEEPVRAIRSLDGIRWQYETGVPAAYRDLLSPDAWHHDAALMAREGQDDIQLGLIADYGSNFALYPAFQEYFRTSRVPLLAVWGEGDQVFVPAGAEAFRRDLPDAEIHLLPTGHFALETHAPAVAALIEDFLGRRVLVRP
- the pruA gene encoding L-glutamate gamma-semialdehyde dehydrogenase; this encodes MDAVTQVPAPVNEPVHSYAPGSPERLRLETKLKELAENPRELPMTIGGVKRLGGGEEFKVVQPHNHKAVIGTFRGATEQDAQDAIDAALAAAPAWRAMSFDDRAAIILRAAELLAGPWRETLAASTMLGQSKTAQQAEIDTPCELVDFWRFNVAYARQILAEQPPANSPGVWNRLDHRPLEGFVYAITPFNFTAIAGNLPTAPALMGNVVVWKPSPTQTHSAVLLMELLEEAGLPKGVINLVTGDGIAVSEVALNHRDLAGIHFTGSTKTFQHLWKTVGNNIEKYRSYPRIVGETGGKDFVVAHPSADRAILKTALTRGSFEFQGQKCSASSRAYIPASIWNDGFKEEFAAEVDGITMGDVTDLSNFIGAVIDERSFAKNKAAIDRAAADPSCTIVAGGTYDDSVGYFVRPTVIVCDDPENEVFKAEYFGPILAIHVYDDSSAEKYDEMLTQMESVSDYALTGSVISGDRAAAAYTMEKLRFAAGNFYINDKSTGAVVGQQPFGGGRASGTNDKAGAPQNLMRWTLTRAIKETLVPPTEYGYPHMG
- a CDS encoding GNAT family N-acetyltransferase, which translates into the protein MTVRIAPTHELGAARLRSVREMLDTAFAGDFSDDDWDHTLGGLHAWIEDERGIAAHGAVVQRRALHRGRSHRVGYVEGVAVRQDRRRQGLGGAVMAGLERVIDGAYAFGALGASDEGAALYRARGWRVWEGRLEALGPEGVVRLAEEEGFVFLRPAGDRALPDPAAPLVFDWRDGDVM
- a CDS encoding PadR family transcriptional regulator; this translates as MATDRRSSWLKGVLDLLVLSCLTDGESYGYEIAKALDGAGLGEIKGGTLYPVLNRLEQAGLVEAEFRAAERGPGRRYYRLTDLGRAHLTAESEAWSEFHRAVRTQLHAGGTAP
- a CDS encoding 3-isopropylmalate dehydrogenase, producing the protein MSHSINLAVIPGDGIGQEVVAQGLKILTAVLPQDVKLETEEYDFGAKRYHATGETLTDADLASLKKHDAILLGAIGDPSVPSGVLERGFLLKLRFAFDHHVNLRPSKLLPGVATPLAGQPEIDFVVVREGTEGPYTGNGGTIRKGTPHEVATEVSVNTAFGVERVVRDAFARAQARPRKKLTLVHKNNVLTFAGHLWTDTFNKVAQEYPEVTTDYLHVDAATIFLVTDPARFDVIVTDNLFGDIITDLAAAVSGGIGVAASGNINPSGEFPSMFEPVHGSAPDIAGQGKADPTATVLSVALLLRHLGYEAEAARVEEAVAADLTERGDSVRTTDEIGDALAARVAS
- a CDS encoding branched-chain amino acid aminotransferase; translation: MTTPTIELKPSSSPLSAAEREAILAQPGFGRHFTDHMVTIRWTEGRGWHDAQLVPYGPLSLDPATNVLHYAQEIFEGLKAYRRPDGSVATFRPDANARRFQASARRLGMPELPVETFVEACDVLVRHDEAWVPAHGGEDSLYLRPFMIATEVGLGVRPANEYLFVVIASPAGPYFAGGVKPVSIWASEDRVRAVPGGVGDAKTGGNYAASLLAQAEAAAKGCDQVCYLDAVEHKWVEELGGMNLYFVYGDRIVTPTLTGSLLAGITRDSLLKVAQDLGYESEEARVSIDQWQADTENGTLTEVFACGTAAVITPVGLVKSARGEWQQSGGEPGEVTMKLREALLAIQTGKAEDVHGWMHELGK